TTGACTTGTACAAATAGATAGAAGCAAAGTAAATGTATAGAACAAaatagttaataataataagagagtgTAGCTAGCTATGtgaagctttttattttttgatctCCTATCTGATTTTTAGTCTTGATCAAGTTGAGATATGATCCTAACGAAGACATCAAAGCCTTGGCACATGTCTGTAAGAAGGCAGTATTCGTTCTTTGCATGATATGTTGCCATGAGACCTGTAGGAAAAATTTAAAAGAGATGAGGATAAAATATGAGGAAATTTCGAAAAAGGAGAGAATCTAAGGAGGGTTTTGAAATACCGTATCCTGAAGTTTGCACATCGAAACCTTCATCCTACAAGACCATTATTCATCAATTAAGAATTAGTTAGTTGCAGGGAACTTTGAAAGATCAGACTTGAGTCTAAGGGTTTATCTAATGGATTACCTTTAGGTCTCGGATTAGAGGCAAAGTACCGGTGATCGAGTAAGGCTTCACGTATCCAACAACTTCTTCGGTTGCTTTGCATAGAACGTGAAAGCCAGGAGAATCAAGATTACAGGCAACTCCAGCTGATGCTTCATCAAAGCTTAACGTGAGCCTgcaagagagaagacaaaactTAACGTGAGCCTAAAAGAGAtcaaatgagacaaaagaataGAATGAGGCGAAGACGAAAGTCCAAACCTTCCCCGTAAATTCTCATCTGGTAAGACATATTTTGAAACAGGACCACGGGTTTCGAGCTTCTCTATGTTAGTGTTTATGTCTTCAACATACTCTTGCAGCTTCGTCATCACTTCCTTCACGCTGCAATACAACCAAAAAACCATCAAAGTGTGTCTAAATGGATTGAAGAAACGATTAAGGACAAAGTGTGAAGAGACTTACTCATAGAAAGGAGTTAATCTGAAATCagaaagaacagagaagaaaagtaagtaaacaaaaaaacaattgagaCATCTCGATTTTACGGAATTTACAACTTTAGAAACATAACCTGACATCACCGGAAACGGTACATTCTCCAGGGATTTGGTTTATTCCGCCTGCTGGATCTGCAAAACCAAACAATTTCTTGGAGTAAGTAGACAATATTTAAAGTCATTAGGCATACATTATGCTTTAGATTCTTCAACTTACAACACCACTGCGTAGGCTTCATAGTGGATGGTGTTGCAAAACCATAAACTTTCTCTTGTGGGTGAGGTGGAAAGTCTCTGTAGAACCGGGTTTGGATCTCCTTAAGCCCTTCCATTGCTAACTCCATCGCGTTAATCGCCTTCACGTTAACAGAAGAAAAAGATCAACGCCGAGTTTGCAACTTAATCAATCCAAGTAACCATTCATATAGAAAATACCTTGTGAGCTAAACCGCTATGGAAAAGCTTCCCGGTAACATGAAGCTTCCATGGAATCATACCGCCAGTTCCAACACACGGCTGCTTATCCGCAGTATCAATCCAAAACCTTCATAAGAATACAGAAAGATGAAGTTACCCTCATAAGAGAACTCCCCACCCCAAAGAtgagacaagaaaaaaatggaaactaaCAAGGGTCCGGATTTGAGCTTATCAAGAAGTTTGTCTTTAACCAGCATGTCCACACCAACACCTGGAATGGAAGAGTTCTCTTCACTGGCGATAAAAACCGCTACTACGGTTGATTTCAACGCCGGTTTGTTTTGCCCGAGCCTTTTCATGAGTTCAGTGACAAGAGCAACGTGACCAAGACAATCTGTAGTCCCTCTACCACGAAGCTTATCACCATCTATGCTTAGAGAGAAAGGATCAAATTCCTAAGATCAAAAAACAGAGAGACTCATAAGTTGGATTCAGCCCTAGCGTACAAAATAATCCAAAACTCAACAAATCAATCCATAAACCGATGATTTAGCCCTAGAGtacacaaaagagagaaagatttgaaatttgGAACAATTTGCATCAGTTCTTCAGAACCCAGTATCAGATTTAGCACTAATTCTAATGGGCACCAATTAAAACTACGAAAACAGAGTTCAATCGAGATTACCCAGTCATCGGGGTTGGCAGTGACAACGTCCATATGCATTCCGACGAAAGATAAGATTTTTCCAGGAACAGATCCTGGGTACTCCACGATGAGATTACCTCTTCCTGAGTGATACGCCACATGATTGATCACCAGAGGACCACCACCAGTTTCTGTGCTGTAAGGACGGAGAGAGTCGAGGACGTGGTTTACGATTAGATCCTCTTGAGGGATGAGCTCCGGCGGATTGTTCTGGACCAACTTTGATTCGCCGATGAGTTTTGATAGGAGAGAAACGTAT
The sequence above is a segment of the Camelina sativa cultivar DH55 chromosome 10, Cs, whole genome shotgun sequence genome. Coding sequences within it:
- the LOC104718546 gene encoding acetylornithine deacetylase; this translates as MASSSKALMESLGSLGKDSYVSLLSKLIGESKLVQNNPPELIPQEDLIVNHVLDSLRPYSTETGGGPLVINHVAYHSGRGNLIVEYPGSVPGKILSFVGMHMDVVTANPDDWEFDPFSLSIDGDKLRGRGTTDCLGHVALVTELMKRLGQNKPALKSTVVAVFIASEENSSIPGVGVDMLVKDKLLDKLKSGPLFWIDTADKQPCVGTGGMIPWKLHVTGKLFHSGLAHKAINAMELAMEGLKEIQTRFYRDFPPHPQEKVYGFATPSTMKPTQWCYPAGGINQIPGECTVSGDVRLTPFYDVKEVMTKLQEYVEDINTNIEKLETRGPVSKYVLPDENLRGRLTLSFDEASAGVACNLDSPGFHVLCKATEEVVGYVKPYSITGTLPLIRDLKDEGFDVQTSGYGLMATYHAKNEYCLLTDMCQGFDVFVRIISQLDQD